The following are encoded in a window of Streptomyces griseiscabiei genomic DNA:
- a CDS encoding MarR family winged helix-turn-helix transcriptional regulator produces MQDEGGIGDGEGGGVGADLPVSGMDQAYLALERELTVLLRRARAKSGEMARAVHPDLESAAYGLLARLDEAGRLRATELAAFIGVGKATMSRQLRALEHLGLIAREPDPADGRAWLVHLTDEGRARFRAVRDARRGAYVRQLAGWDRDEVAELARLLLQLNRGVES; encoded by the coding sequence GTGCAGGACGAAGGCGGAATCGGCGACGGCGAAGGCGGCGGTGTCGGCGCCGATCTGCCGGTGAGCGGGATGGACCAGGCGTACCTCGCGCTGGAGCGGGAGCTGACGGTCCTGTTGCGGCGGGCCCGCGCCAAGTCCGGGGAGATGGCCCGCGCCGTCCACCCCGACCTGGAGTCCGCCGCCTACGGCCTCCTCGCCCGCCTCGACGAGGCCGGCCGCCTGCGCGCCACCGAACTCGCCGCCTTCATCGGTGTCGGCAAGGCCACCATGTCCCGTCAGCTCCGCGCCCTGGAGCACCTCGGACTCATCGCCCGCGAACCCGACCCCGCCGACGGCCGCGCCTGGCTCGTCCACCTCACGGACGAGGGCCGCGCCCGTTTCCGCGCGGTCCGCGACGCCCGCCGGGGAGCGTACGTACGCCAGCTCGCCGGCTGGGACCGCGACGAGGTGGCCGAGCTGGCCCGGCTGCTGCTCCAGCTCAACCGCGGCGTGGAGAGCTGA
- a CDS encoding protein phosphatase 2C domain-containing protein, with protein MRTELVSEPGNPFHPNEDFAAVALPAGGQGGALVVLDGVTPPPGGHGCRHSVAWFTSRLGGSLTELSVSERDSPLSDVLSQAISRTAGAHVQTCDLSHPRTPQATVVVARWSRTAVEYLVLSDSALLFERPDNTVTAVLDDRLSRLPRAALATAAHVDSVLRNKEGGFWTAAADPAVAARAVTGTLPREEVRALLALTDGASRWTEMFREGDWADLLAFTRKTGTRGLVRRVRELEATDTDRVFLGRAKRHDDASAVFAEW; from the coding sequence ATGCGCACGGAACTCGTCTCGGAGCCCGGCAACCCCTTCCACCCCAACGAGGACTTCGCGGCGGTGGCCCTGCCCGCGGGGGGACAGGGCGGCGCCCTGGTCGTCCTCGACGGGGTGACCCCGCCGCCCGGGGGCCACGGCTGTCGACATTCGGTCGCATGGTTCACTTCCCGCCTCGGCGGCTCCCTGACCGAACTGTCCGTTTCGGAGCGGGATTCGCCGTTGTCCGACGTGCTCTCACAGGCCATTTCCCGTACCGCCGGGGCGCACGTCCAAACCTGTGACCTTTCTCACCCACGAACCCCACAGGCCACGGTGGTTGTCGCCCGCTGGTCCCGGACGGCCGTGGAGTACCTGGTGTTGTCGGACTCGGCCCTGCTGTTCGAGCGGCCGGACAACACGGTGACGGCCGTCCTGGACGACCGTCTCTCCCGGCTCCCCCGCGCGGCCCTGGCCACGGCCGCGCACGTCGACTCGGTCCTGCGCAACAAGGAGGGCGGCTTCTGGACGGCCGCCGCGGATCCCGCCGTGGCCGCGCGGGCGGTGACGGGAACCCTCCCCCGCGAGGAGGTCCGCGCACTGCTCGCGTTGACGGACGGCGCGAGCCGCTGGACGGAGATGTTCCGGGAGGGCGACTGGGCCGACCTCCTCGCCTTCACCCGCAAGACGGGGACCCGGGGGCTGGTGCGGCGGGTGCGGGAGCTCGAAGCCACCGACACGGACCGCGTGTTCCTGGGCCGTGCCAAGAGGCACGACGACGCGAGCGCGGTGTTCGCCGAGTGGTAG
- a CDS encoding sensor histidine kinase: MQKTRPRRAGKKAASKASAASSNQQGTAQAEAPAVGTGRKAHVRNRLIVAVAVVAAAIAGAGSPSILAASEQLHDTQSLVTLAGQTQEALTLAHALADERDEVTAYIAAGRPKSAEPSRQRGERVDTQVRELSADTDTSAGLREDIESIAGVREAALSGKSTALEAHTAYTAVVTELHALAEELAAELPPRAGGGAYALAELDTAVQQAAAARGLLVAALSVPTTTQTVIDPTTGLPTTTTGASAADAKQRDALTAVAQQARVRSDAALSHFRETAPAAGRSSYDATVTGPEADSAEKYLAALTDQPTLSANEAGTSAKKVGAALSARVELMRGAESSLYDRRTKDLAQLRDEDVTALEIRIAVLGALMLLAVGVATGMARSLTRPLAVLRIGSARVAGDPATEEPVKFTGRNDEFAQVVRSVNALHAHALALHERLAPLEGDRKHLIGQRQTMADDRDRLRAELAAATAHLTKVQHSVHATFVNLALRTLGLVERQLAVIESLEEREQDPDRLATLFKLDHFATVMRRHSENLLVLAGHEHIQHHAGAVPLVDVVRAAVSEIERYERVRIAALPPAAHVAGFAADDLSHLLAELMENGTSFSPPEMSVEVSGWLMENGEITLSVQDGGIGVAPDRLARLNARLTDFDPEAPYEQEDGEGLGLGLYVVARLAHRLGTPVRLQRHDSGGTAAVVVLPKALLAPTPAVPVGTPVSLTPALTLPGADAEANSNVLPGRSVAVREPEGDGDPLIEAAERALLAREAVGTAADAADFADTAEATGTVVPEDDGPGAGSGSGTESVSETTMELFAPVAPGKGADEDVADEDEEPWAGEDPYTDEPEAHERAADEEGNAGRAAEAPRAGTEGRRGEETPRLTDKGLPKRTPRITEPTPMPPRPRAGGVNAEELRRRLGGFHQGASQGRRDVEAEIAEQSGETRMPLEHQHVAHEYRTEAVDTTGGTSEEESS, from the coding sequence GTGCAGAAGACGCGGCCTCGGCGCGCAGGCAAGAAGGCAGCTTCGAAGGCCTCGGCGGCCTCCTCGAACCAGCAGGGGACGGCACAGGCCGAGGCCCCCGCCGTCGGCACCGGGCGGAAGGCGCACGTACGCAACCGGCTCATCGTGGCCGTGGCCGTGGTCGCCGCCGCCATAGCGGGCGCCGGGTCACCCTCGATCCTCGCCGCCTCGGAGCAACTGCACGACACCCAGAGCCTGGTCACCCTCGCCGGGCAGACCCAGGAAGCGCTCACGCTGGCGCACGCGCTGGCGGACGAACGCGACGAGGTCACCGCGTACATCGCCGCCGGGCGGCCCAAGTCGGCCGAGCCCAGCAGGCAGCGCGGCGAACGCGTCGACACCCAGGTCAGGGAACTGAGCGCGGACACCGACACCTCCGCCGGGCTGCGCGAGGACATCGAGTCCATCGCCGGCGTCCGGGAGGCCGCGCTCTCCGGGAAGAGCACCGCGCTCGAGGCGCACACGGCGTACACCGCCGTCGTCACCGAACTCCACGCCCTGGCCGAGGAACTCGCCGCCGAACTGCCCCCGCGCGCGGGCGGCGGCGCCTACGCCCTCGCCGAACTCGACACCGCCGTCCAGCAGGCCGCCGCCGCCCGGGGCCTGCTCGTCGCCGCGCTCAGCGTCCCGACGACCACACAGACGGTCATCGACCCCACCACCGGGCTGCCCACCACCACGACCGGCGCCTCGGCCGCCGACGCCAAGCAGCGCGACGCGCTCACCGCCGTCGCGCAGCAGGCCCGGGTCCGCTCCGACGCGGCCCTCTCCCACTTCCGCGAGACCGCGCCCGCCGCCGGCCGCTCCTCGTACGACGCCACGGTCACCGGCCCCGAGGCCGACAGCGCCGAGAAGTACCTGGCGGCCCTCACCGACCAGCCCACGCTCTCCGCGAACGAGGCGGGCACCAGCGCCAAGAAGGTGGGCGCGGCGCTCTCCGCCCGTGTGGAGCTGATGCGCGGCGCCGAGTCCTCGCTCTACGACCGGCGCACCAAGGACCTCGCCCAGCTCCGCGACGAGGACGTCACCGCGCTGGAGATCCGGATCGCCGTCCTCGGCGCCCTGATGCTCCTCGCCGTCGGTGTCGCCACCGGCATGGCCCGCTCCCTCACCCGCCCGCTCGCGGTGCTGCGCATCGGCTCCGCCCGCGTGGCCGGCGACCCGGCGACCGAGGAACCGGTCAAGTTCACCGGCCGCAACGACGAGTTCGCCCAGGTCGTGCGCTCCGTCAACGCGCTCCACGCGCACGCCCTCGCGCTGCACGAGCGACTCGCGCCCCTGGAGGGCGACCGCAAGCACCTCATCGGCCAGCGCCAGACCATGGCCGACGACCGCGACCGGCTGCGCGCCGAACTCGCCGCGGCCACGGCGCATCTGACGAAGGTCCAGCACAGCGTCCACGCCACCTTCGTCAACCTGGCGCTGCGCACCCTCGGCCTCGTCGAACGGCAGCTCGCCGTCATCGAGTCCCTGGAGGAGCGCGAGCAGGACCCGGACCGGCTCGCCACCCTCTTCAAGCTCGACCACTTCGCGACCGTCATGCGCCGCCACAGTGAGAACCTCCTCGTCCTGGCCGGCCACGAGCACATCCAGCACCACGCCGGAGCCGTCCCGCTCGTGGACGTCGTCCGCGCCGCGGTCAGCGAGATCGAGCGCTACGAACGCGTCCGCATCGCCGCGCTGCCGCCGGCCGCGCACGTCGCCGGGTTCGCCGCCGACGACCTCAGCCATCTGCTGGCCGAACTGATGGAGAACGGCACCTCGTTCTCGCCGCCGGAGATGTCCGTCGAGGTCTCCGGCTGGCTGATGGAGAACGGCGAGATCACCCTCTCCGTCCAGGACGGCGGCATCGGCGTCGCCCCCGACCGCCTCGCCCGGCTCAACGCCCGCCTCACCGACTTCGACCCCGAGGCGCCCTACGAGCAGGAGGACGGCGAGGGACTCGGCCTCGGCCTGTACGTCGTCGCCCGCCTCGCCCACCGGCTCGGCACCCCGGTCCGGCTCCAGCGGCACGACTCGGGCGGCACCGCCGCGGTCGTCGTCCTGCCCAAGGCACTGCTGGCCCCCACGCCCGCCGTGCCCGTGGGCACCCCGGTCTCGCTCACGCCCGCGCTCACTCTGCCGGGCGCCGACGCCGAGGCCAACTCGAACGTCCTGCCCGGCCGTTCCGTCGCCGTCCGTGAGCCGGAAGGCGACGGCGACCCGCTCATCGAGGCGGCCGAGCGGGCACTGCTGGCGCGGGAGGCCGTGGGGACGGCCGCCGACGCCGCCGACTTCGCCGACACGGCGGAGGCCACCGGGACCGTCGTACCGGAAGACGACGGACCCGGGGCCGGATCCGGGAGCGGGACCGAGTCCGTGTCCGAGACGACGATGGAGCTCTTCGCTCCGGTGGCCCCGGGGAAGGGCGCCGACGAGGATGTCGCCGACGAGGACGAGGAGCCGTGGGCGGGCGAGGACCCGTACACGGACGAACCCGAAGCCCATGAGCGGGCCGCCGACGAGGAAGGCAACGCGGGGCGCGCGGCGGAGGCGCCGCGGGCCGGCACGGAGGGGCGACGGGGCGAGGAGACCCCGCGCCTGACCGACAAGGGCCTGCCCAAGCGCACGCCCAGGATCACCGAGCCCACGCCCATGCCCCCGAGGCCCAGGGCCGGGGGCGTGAACGCCGAGGAACTGCGCCGTAGGCTCGGCGGGTTCCACCAGGGGGCCAGCCAGGGGCGCCGCGACGTCGAGGCGGAGATCGCCGAGCAGTCGGGCGAGACACGGATGCCCCTGGAGCATCAGCACGTGGCACATGAGTACCGGACAGAGGCAGTTGACACCACGGGGGGCACTTCCGAGGAGGAAAGCAGTTGA
- a CDS encoding roadblock/LC7 domain-containing protein has translation MTAPITFGLSSEARNLHWLLTNLVEEVPGLLSVAVVSSDGLLLLSSDPGRIAEARQVRDERPQGPRGSAADLATIVSGIGSLTIGAAKLMEFGGVKQTMVAMDHGSLFVMSISDGSLLGVHGSPDCDMSVVAYHMALFVGRAGHVLTPELRSELRKSLEAESQKETEAAGSRR, from the coding sequence TTGACCGCGCCCATTACCTTCGGACTGAGCAGTGAAGCCCGCAACCTGCACTGGCTCCTGACCAACCTCGTCGAGGAGGTGCCGGGGCTGCTGTCGGTCGCGGTGGTCTCCTCCGACGGCCTGCTGCTGCTCTCCTCCGACCCCGGCAGAATCGCCGAGGCCCGTCAGGTCCGGGACGAACGGCCGCAGGGCCCCCGGGGCTCCGCCGCCGACCTGGCCACCATCGTCTCCGGCATCGGCAGCCTCACCATCGGTGCCGCCAAGCTGATGGAGTTCGGCGGGGTCAAGCAGACGATGGTCGCGATGGACCACGGCAGCCTCTTCGTGATGTCGATCAGCGACGGCTCGCTGCTCGGGGTGCACGGCTCACCGGACTGCGACATGAGCGTGGTCGCGTACCACATGGCGCTCTTTGTCGGCCGCGCCGGCCATGTCCTCACCCCGGAGCTCCGCAGCGAACTGCGCAAGTCCCTGGAGGCCGAGTCGCAGAAGGAGACCGAGGCCGCCGGGAGCCGTCGATGA
- a CDS encoding DUF742 domain-containing protein, translated as MNGPRQHRARAPEPGPAKRPAGPKGTKSAKTVKGTGGAKGAGAKGAKKLPVRGGDRKLARVRPYSLTGGRTRFGHVLHVETFVAVLEAPAERPELVGGTAHMFNSGGGSLNTKVMPEMRAIVELCRRMRTVAEIAALLKMPLGVVRVLLSDLADQGKIRVYGTGHGPGQPDRALLERVLSGLRRL; from the coding sequence ATGAACGGCCCGCGGCAGCACCGGGCCCGCGCCCCCGAGCCCGGCCCGGCCAAGCGGCCCGCCGGGCCGAAGGGCACGAAGTCCGCGAAGACGGTCAAGGGCACGGGAGGCGCGAAGGGCGCGGGCGCGAAGGGCGCCAAGAAGCTCCCGGTGCGCGGCGGCGACCGCAAACTCGCCCGCGTACGCCCCTACTCGCTCACCGGCGGCCGGACCCGCTTCGGCCACGTCCTGCATGTGGAGACCTTCGTCGCCGTACTCGAAGCCCCGGCGGAGCGGCCGGAGTTGGTTGGGGGTACCGCCCACATGTTCAATAGTGGGGGAGGTTCACTCAACACCAAGGTGATGCCCGAGATGCGGGCCATCGTCGAACTCTGCCGCCGTATGCGGACGGTGGCGGAGATCGCCGCGCTGCTGAAGATGCCGCTCGGTGTGGTCCGCGTCCTCCTCAGCGATCTCGCGGACCAGGGAAAGATCCGTGTGTACGGAACAGGTCACGGACCGGGACAGCCGGACCGCGCTCTGCTGGAAAGGGTGCTGAGTGGACTCCGCCGTCTCTGA
- a CDS encoding GTP-binding protein has translation MDPAPPGAEPEEELKPWQADLSRAPIATKIVVAGGFGVGKTTFVGAVSEITPLRTEALMTEASAGTDDLSATPDKLTTTVAMDYGRITLDDDLVLYLFGTPGQERFWFMWDDMVRGAIGAVVLADTRRLGDCFPALDYFESCGLPYIVAVNAFDGSVRYDPDDVRDALTVPAHVPVMIMDARKRASAMETLLALCGHAISLSPE, from the coding sequence GTGGACCCCGCCCCGCCCGGGGCGGAGCCCGAGGAGGAGCTGAAACCCTGGCAGGCCGATCTCAGCCGGGCCCCCATCGCCACGAAGATCGTGGTGGCGGGCGGCTTCGGCGTCGGCAAGACCACGTTCGTCGGCGCGGTCTCCGAGATCACCCCGCTGCGCACCGAGGCCCTGATGACCGAGGCCAGCGCCGGCACCGACGACCTGTCGGCGACCCCGGACAAGCTGACCACCACCGTGGCCATGGACTACGGCCGCATCACCCTCGACGACGACCTCGTCCTCTACCTGTTCGGCACGCCCGGCCAGGAGCGGTTCTGGTTCATGTGGGACGACATGGTGCGCGGTGCGATAGGCGCGGTCGTCCTCGCCGACACCCGCCGCCTCGGCGACTGCTTCCCCGCGCTCGACTACTTCGAGAGCTGCGGACTGCCGTACATCGTCGCGGTCAACGCCTTCGACGGCAGTGTGCGGTACGACCCGGACGACGTCCGGGACGCGCTGACCGTGCCCGCACATGTACCTGTCATGATCATGGACGCACGCAAGCGGGCCTCCGCGATGGAGACCCTGCTGGCCCTCTGCGGCCACGCGATATCCCTCAGCCCCGAGTAG